A genomic window from Salvelinus sp. IW2-2015 linkage group LG13, ASM291031v2, whole genome shotgun sequence includes:
- the LOC111972388 gene encoding myoblast determination protein 1 homolog 2, which translates to MELSDISFPVTSADDFYDDPCFNNSDMHFFEDLDPRLVHVGLLKPDDHHYNEDEHIRAPSGHHQAGRCLLWACKACKRKTTNSDRRKAATMRERRRLGKVNDAFENLKRCTSNNPNQRLPKVEILRNAISYIESLQSLLRGQDGENYYPVLEHYSGDSDASSPQSNCSDGMMDYNGPACTSARRSNYDSSYFAETTNADARSNKNAAVISSLDCLSNIVERISTDTSACTVLSGQEGSEGSPCSPQEGSILSETGAPVPSQTNCPQPSHDPIYQVL; encoded by the exons ATGGAGTTGTCGGATATTTCGTTCCCTGTCACTTCTGCTGATGACTTTTATGACGACCCGTGCTTCAACAACAGCGACATGCATTTCTTCGAGGACCTGGACCCCCGGTTAGTCCACGTTGGTCTCCTCAAGCCAGACGACCACCATTACAACGAAGACGAGCACATCAGGGCACCGAGCGGGCACCACCAAGCCGGGAGGTGCCTCCTCTGGGCATGTAAAGCTTGCAAGAGGAAAACCACAAACTCTGACCGGAGGAAGGCTGCTACTATgcgggagaggaggaggctgggCAAGGTCAACGACGCCTTCGAGAACCTGAAGAGATGCACGTCGAACAACCCCAATCAGAGGCTTCCCAAGGTGGAGATCTTGAGAAATGCCATCAGCTACATCGAGTCTCTGCAATCTCTGCTCAGGGGCCAGGACGGCGAGAACTACTACCCTGTGTTGGAACACTATAGCGGGGACTCTGACGCATCCAGTCCACAGTCCAACTGCTCTGATGGAATG ATGGACTATAATGGCCCGGCGTGCACGTCCGCAAGACGAAGCAACTATGACAGCTCTTATTTCGCCGAGACTACAAATG CTGATGCCAGAAGCAACAAGAACGCAGCAGTCATCTCCAGCCTGGATTGTCTTTCCAACATCGTGGAGAGAATCTCTACAGACACGTCAGCGTGCACTGTGTTATCAGGCCAGGAGGGTTCCGAGGGTAGCCCGTGCTCTCCACAAGAGGGATCTATCCTGAGCGAAACGGGGGCACCCGTGCCGTCACAGACCAACTGCCCACAGCCGTCCCATGACCCCATCTACCAAGTGCTATGA